The genomic window TTGCTTTTCCTTCGTTTCTCAAAACTCCCAAACGCCAAGTCAGCAATTGTGCTTTGGTGATTTCGGTAATCATTTCGGCTAATTTTTTCTGTTGCAATTGCATTCCTGCAATGGGTTTGTCAAATTGAATGCGTTCTTTTGCATAACGCAAAGCCGTGTCGTAACAATCCATTGCGGCACCAATAGCTCCCCACGCAATGCCATAACGAGCCGAATCTAAACAGCCCAAAGGTGCGCTTAATCCCGATTTATTAGGCAATAAATTTTCTTTTGGAACTTTGACATTATCAAAAATCAACTCTCCTGTTGCCGACGCCCGAAGCGACCATTTGTTATGCGTTTCTGGTGTGGAGAAACCTTCCATGCCTCGTTCTACGATTAATCCGTGAATTCTTCCAGCTTCGTCTTTTGCCCAAACGATGGCAATGTCGGCAAAAGGCGCATTTGAAATCCACATTTTGGCACCATTCAAAAGATAATAATCGCCTTTGTCTTCAAAATGAGTAATCATACTTCCCGGATCAGAACCATAATTGGGTTCGGTTAAGCCAAAGCAACCCATCATTTCTCCCGAAGCCAGTTTGGGTAAATAGTTCAAGCGTTGTTCTTCGTTTCCGTATTTCCAAATGGGATACATCACCAACGAAGACTGAACCGAAGCCGTAGATCTAACACCTGAATCGCCTCTTTCTATTTCCTGCATAATCAAACCATAAGAAATCTGATCCAAGCCAGCACCGCCATATTCAGTGGGAATATAAGGGCCAAAAGCACCAATATCAGCCAAGCCTTTGATGATTTGCGTTGGAAATTCAGCCTTTTGAGCATAGTCTTCTATGATAGGAGAAACTTCTCGTTTAATCCATTCCCTTGCTGCATCACGAACCAATTTATGTTCGTCCGTCAATAATTCATCAAGGTTGTAATAATCTGGAGCTTGAAATAAGTCTGGTTTCATGATTTGGAAATTGAAGGTCTAACAAAGCTACGGAAAGAAAGGGAAGAAAAAGGAAAGTTTTTGGAGTTTTATAAGGATATTCAAAGTTTGCTTGTCATAAAACAAGTTTTTTGGGGAGAGTCTGATATATGATTAAAAACTTTCTTTCTTCTAAATTTACAAATGGATAGTGATGTGTGTTGAGTTTATTTTTAACTATATTTTAAACCAGTTTGAGTAGTATTTTTTTCCATATGTATCAATAATTATAGTTTTAATTTCTGAAACACCAGTTTTTTTGAAATTATGATCTATAGCTTTAGAATTAACTTTATATGTATATTTGTCCCCAGGTTCCAAAGCTTTCGGGAATTTTTCTGTTGTATTAAAATCTAAAAAATTAAAATATTCTTTTCCATTAATTTTAGTGTCTAATTTAAATCTCGGAATTTCAATTTGACGCTTGTTTTTACCAAGGTTTATAATTGTAACAACGAAAAATGTCTCATCGGTACCAATTTTTTGATTTGAATCTATAGGAAATTGAGTGATATAACTATTAGAGATTTTTAGCTTTCCTCTTCGATCTAAATAAAACTCATATAGACGCCAGAAAAATACGATTGTTGAAATAATTGCTGCATAAATTGATACCCAAAATTTGTAATCCATAGTTTCTAGTTTAATCGATTAGTTTTCTAAAAATCTCATTCAACTACCTGTTTGTAGTTGTTTAGTCTCAAATTTAAGAAATTATTTATAAATCTAAATTGATTTAAGAATTTTACATCTTCAAATAAAAATCCTTTGTCAAAGCAATGTATTCTGGAGTATAAATATGTCGTGCGGTTTCGATGATTAATTCATCAATAGGAAAGTTGTCAATTTCATTGCGGCTAAAAGCCAAAAGACTGCGTTTGATTTCGGAGGTTGGAGTTCCTTTTACTCGGGTAATTTTTAGGGGATACAATTCGCATTCATTGGCAAGAGCCAAGAAATTTTCTTCTTCTTTAAAAGGAATAATAACAGAGAAGATTCCGTTTTCAGAAAGTAATAAAGCGGCTGCTTCAACCAAATCTTCAAAAGGCATAGCGTCCTGAAAACGTGCTAAATCTCGTTGTTCATTGTCCGATTTATAATCTTCGCTGTAAAAAGGAGGATTGGAAACTATTAAATCGTATTCGTCTTCGGGTTCTTCTACAAATTCGTCCAAACCAGCGTGAAAACAAAACAAGCGGTCATTCCAAGGAGAATTTTCAAAATTATCTGTCGCTTGTTCATAGGCATCTTCGTCAATTTCTAAAGCATCGATTTGTTCAGCTGAAGTTCTTTGCGCTAACATCAAGGCAATGATTCCTGTTCCTGCGCCAATATCCAAAACACTAAACGGATTATTTTCGATAGGAGTCCAAGCACCCAATAAAACGCCATCGGTTCCAATTTTCATGGCACAACGGTCTTGTTCGAGGGAAAATTGCTTAAACTGGAATTTAGACATAAAGAATTCAGATTTTTTCGATTAAACGAATAAACAAATAACCGATTAACCCTTTTTACAAATACATTTCAATCAAACCTTCTGGCAAGTCCATGATGATTTTTTTGTTTTCGCGATCTACTTTAACCAAGAAATGGTCAATCATTGGAATTAGAATTTCTGCTCCGTCTTTATTAATAACTTCAAAAAGTGGTTGCGCAGTTGTGTCGTTGACTGATTGGATTTCTCCAACAATTCCCAGACGTTTGTCTTCTACTTCAAAGCCAATTACTTCGTGGAAATAGAATTTGTTACCCGTAAGTTTGGGCAACATTCTTAATGGAAGGTATAAATCGTTGCCCAATAAGGCATCGGCTTCGTCTTCGGTTTTTACATCTTCAAAACGAATGCGAAGGAAATCGTTTTTGTGAAGGGAACTACTTTCAATAAAAAAAGGAACCAAGTGTTTGTTGCATTCAACAAACACTGATTCCAAGTTTTCGTATAACTCTGGTTCGTCCGTGTCTAAATAGGCAAGAACTTCTCCTTTGAAACTAAATTTTTTGGCAATTTTACCTAAATAGAAACAATCCTCTTTACGCATTTTTGCCTTCTAAAATTATGCTTCTGTTTCGTTATTTTCTTCAGCAGCTGGAGCTTCTTCAGTTTCAGCAACTACTTCTTCAGTAGCTTCTTCTTCTGCAGGAGTTGCAGCAGCAATTGCGTCAGCTTCAGCTTGTGCAGCAGCAGCTAAACGTTTTGCATTTACTTCTTGTTCTGCTTTGAAAGCTTTAGCTTTAGCATCAGCTTGCGCTTTTGATAAACCATCTTTTTTAGCATCCACTTTTCCAGCTTTAGCTTCTAACCAAGCTGCTAATTTTGCATCAGCTTGTTCTTGAGTCAAAGCTCCTTTACGAATACCTCCATCAAGGTGGTGTTTCAATAAAGCTCCTTTGTAAGAAAGAATTGCTTTTGCAGTATCAGTTGGTTGAGCACCATTGTGCAACCATTTTACAGCACTATCCAAGTTTAATTCGATAGTTGCAGGATTTGTGTTTGGATTGTAAGTACCAATTTTTTCTAGGTATTTACCATCTCTTTTTGAGCGAGCATCTGCTGCTACAACCCAGTAAAACGGTTTTTGTTTTTTACCGTGTCTTTGTAATCTAATTTTTACTGACATAATCTAATGATTAAATTTTGAGGTACTCGACCTCGATTAATTAAGGGTGCAAAGATACATTTTTTATCAATATATACTAATTTGATTTATAATTTAATTCAAGGAAAATCAACTGTTTAAAAACAGAAGCATCGGCTCACAAAAATAAGGCTTGAATAAAAGTTTTATTCGCATAAAGCAGTTTTTTAGGTTGTGTTTTTTTGTAATTTTATCCCATAAAATAATAATATGCGTTTATTGCTCCAAATATTTCTTCTATTTGCTGTTGTTGATGGTTTTTCGCAAGAGGCAACTCCTGAATTGACTCCAGTAAAAATAGATTCATTGTATAGAGAAGATCAGTTTTATATTTCGGTTTCGCTCAACTCTTTGCAAAACAAACCTATTGGATTGACACAAGAAAAATTTTCTCCTGGATTTACTTTTGGTTTCCTTCGAGATATGCCTATAAACAAGAAAAGAACTTTTGCTATTGCTCCAGGACTTGGTTTTAGCTTTAATAATTACAATCAAAATTTAGCTATTACAAAATCAAACGGAGTTTCAGTTTACAATGTTTTGGATTCCGATGTGGCGTATAGCAAAAATAAATTCTCGCAATTGTCGGTTGAGGTTCCTTTGGAATTGAGATGGCGTTCCTCGACTTACGAAAGTCATAAATTTTGGCGTATTTACGGTGGTTTCAAGATGAGTTATTTGATTTATGATAAGTCAGTTTTTCAGGATGGACAAGGGAAGATTGTTGTTAGTAATAATAAAGATTTTACCAAATTCCAATACGGAGCTTATATTGCATCAGGATATAACACCATCAATGTGTATGCTTATTACGGATTGAATCCATTATTTGAATCGGCAAAAAATAGTACAGAATCTATAGATATGAACTCCATCAATTTTGGTGTTATTTTTTATGTGCTATAACCAAAAACGGAACAAGAGCAATTGCGGAATAATTCCTATAACGAGTCCAATAATTAATTCTTTTACTGTGTGAGCTTTCATTTCTAATCTTGAAGAAGCCACTACACCATTCATTAACACCAAAAAAGCAATCATATTGGTACTTTGAGTTTGATTGTGAATGCTCAAGCCAATAATAAAAAAGGTTAAACCACTTATGGTCATTAAATGAAGACTGGCTTTGGTTTTCAAAAATAATAATACTAATGCCAGTACAGTACTGACTAATCCTCCTAAAAAGAAAAAGTGAAGTTCCGGAAACCGTTCAAAGGTGATGCTTTTTTTGACCAATAAAATAATTAAAAAACAAAGAAATACTAACGGGATTTTGCGTTGGGAAACATCGGCAATCATCATTGAATCTATCTGTCCAAAAGAACGTAAAACGAAGAAAAACAAGACAGGAAGTACAATCGTAACCACTCCAATTTGTATAAGTGCAAAGTATTTTTCTGGATTTGAAAAATAAGAATCATTCAAAAAAAAGAAAAATAAAGCCGCATACATCGGAATAAATATCGGATGAAATAGATAGGAAAAAAAAGGAAGTATTTTTTTCAAGGGTTTATTTGGTTATTTGTTTAATCGTTTATTTGAAAGCTGCGCTGCAATCTGCAATCTCAATTCTTAAATCTTCTTCCTCATTCTAGCCACAGGAATATCCAGTTGTTCACGGTATTTTGCAATGGTTCTTCTAGCAATAGGATAGCCTTTTTCTTTAAGAATTTCTGCTAATTGATCGTCTGGAAGCGGTTTGCGTTTGTCTTCTTCTTCGATGGTGTTTTTTAGAATTTTCTTGATTTCAAGGGTCGAAACATCTTCGCCTTGGTCGTTTTTCATGGCTTCCGAGAAGAATTCTTTAATCAGTTTTGTGCCATAAGGTGTTTCTACATATTTGCTATTGGCCACACGAGAAATGGTCGAAATGTCTAAACCAACCATATCGGCGATGTCTTTTAATATCATTGGTTTTAGCTTGGTTTCGTCGCCTTCCAAGAAGTATTCTTGTTGATAGTGCATAATGGCATTCATGGTTACATAAAGCGTTTCCTGACGTTGTTTGATGGCATCAATAAACCATTTGGCTGAATCCAGTTTTTGTTTGATAAACTGCACCGCATCTTTTTGAGCCGTCGATTTGTCACGTGAACTTTTATAGGTTTGCATCATTTCCTGATAATCTTTGGAAACGTGTAGGGAAGGGGCATTTCTTCCGTTCAGCGTCAAAACCAATTCATCATCTTCTATTCGAATAGAAAAATCAGGAACAACATGCTCGGTAATTTTATTGCTTCCTGTAAAAGAACCCCCTGGTTTTGGGTTCAGTTTTTCAATTTCGTTGATGGCTGTTTTGAGTTGCTCATTCGAAACTGCATATTTTTGCAACAGTTTGTCGTAATGTTTTTTGGTAAAAGCATCAAACTGATTTTCGATAATATCAATGGCCAATGCGATATATTCTGTAGGTGTTTTGTGTTTCAATTGCAACAACAAACATTCCTGTAAATCTCGTGCGCCAACGCCAGAAGGTTCCAATTCGTGGATAACATGCAACATTCTCTCAACGTTTTTCTCATCGGTGTAAATACCTTGAGTAAACGCCATATCATCAACCAAATCCTGCGTGCTACGGCGGATATAACCCATGTCGTCAATGCTTCCTACTAAAAATTCGGCAATTTCACGCTCGTCATCATTCAGCATAAAAGTATTCAGCTGATTGATTAAATCCTGATGAAAACTGATTGGAGCAACCAATGGCGATTCGCGTTCCTCATCGTCATCACTGTAATTATTGGCTTGGGTTTTGTAATCGGGCGTTTCGTCGCTGCTTAAATATTCGTCAATGTTGATGTCGCTAATGTCTTCGCTATCGTTATCATCATAATCATCGAATTCATCATTAGCATCATCGTTGTTGAATTCGTCATTATCGTAAATTTCTTCCTCATCGGTACCCGACTCCAATGCCGGATTCTCGTTCATTTCTTCCAACAATCGTTGTTCGAAGGCTTGCGTAGGCAATTGAATTAACTTCATCAACTGAATTTGTTGTGGAGATAATTTTTGAGAAAGTTTAAGATTTAGAAATTGCTTGAGCATTTAGGTTAATTGTTTAATCGGTTAATTGTTTAATTGGTTAATCATTTAAACAAATAAACAATTAACCGATTAAACATTTTTTAAAATTCTGCATTTTGTGGCGTTCTCGGAAAAGGAATTACGTCACGAATATTGGTCATTCCTGTTACAAAAAGGACTAATCTTTCGAAACCTAATCCAAAACCAGAGTGAACTGCTGAACCAAATCTTCTAGTGTCCAAATACCACCATAATTCTTCTTCGTCGATTCCTAGAGCTTTCATTTTTTCGACCAAAACGTCAAAACGCTCTTCTCTTTGTGAACCTCCCACGATTTCTCCAATTCCTGGAAAAAGGATATCCATTGCACGAACCGTTTTTCCGTCTTCGTTCAAACGCATATAAAACGCTTTGATATTGGCCGGATAATCAAACAAAATTACGGGAGATTTAAAATGTTTTTCTACCAAATAACGTTCGTGTTCCGATTGTAAATCAGCTCCCCATTCGTTGATGATGTATTGAAATTTTTTCTTTTTGTTGGGAGTAGAATCTCTTAAAATATCAATCGCTTCGGTGTAAGAAACCCGTTTGAAATTGTTCTCCAACACAAAGTTCAGTTTTTCAAGCAAAGTCATTTCGCTTCTTTCGGCTTGTGGTTTTGATTTTTCTTCTTCCAATAATCGTCCTTCCAGAAATTTCAAATCGTCTGCACAATTGTCTATCGCATATTTGATTACGTACTGAATAAAATCTTCGGCCAAGTCCATATTGTCATCCAAATTATTGAAAGCCACTTCAGGTTCAATCATCCAAAATTCAGCTAAATGACGAGAAGTGTTCGAATTCTCCGCTCGGAATGTGGGTCCAAAAGTATAAATCTGTCCCAAAGCCATCGCAAAAGTTTCTCCTTCTAATTGACCAGAAACGGTTAAGTTGGTATGTTTTCCGAAGAAATCTTTTTTATAATCGATGTTGCCTTCTTCATTTTTGGGTAAATTATCTAATGGCAACGAAGTCACTTGGAACATTTCTCCAGCTCCTTCTGCATCGGCTCCAGTGATAATTGGTGTATTCACATAGACAAAACCTTTTTGCTGAAAATAGCTGTGAACGGCGAAAGACAAAACTGAACGCACCCGCATAATCGCTCCAAAAGCATTGGTTCGAACTCTTAAATGTGCGTTTTCACGCAGGAATTCCAAGG from Flavobacterium eburneipallidum includes these protein-coding regions:
- a CDS encoding acyl-CoA dehydrogenase family protein is translated as MKPDLFQAPDYYNLDELLTDEHKLVRDAAREWIKREVSPIIEDYAQKAEFPTQIIKGLADIGAFGPYIPTEYGGAGLDQISYGLIMQEIERGDSGVRSTASVQSSLVMYPIWKYGNEEQRLNYLPKLASGEMMGCFGLTEPNYGSDPGSMITHFEDKGDYYLLNGAKMWISNAPFADIAIVWAKDEAGRIHGLIVERGMEGFSTPETHNKWSLRASATGELIFDNVKVPKENLLPNKSGLSAPLGCLDSARYGIAWGAIGAAMDCYDTALRYAKERIQFDKPIAGMQLQQKKLAEMITEITKAQLLTWRLGVLRNEGKATTAQISMAKRNNVNMAITIAREARQILGGMGISGEYSIMRHIMNLESVITYEGTHDIHLLITGMDITGISAFK
- a CDS encoding tRNA1(Val) (adenine(37)-N6)-methyltransferase, producing MSKFQFKQFSLEQDRCAMKIGTDGVLLGAWTPIENNPFSVLDIGAGTGIIALMLAQRTSAEQIDALEIDEDAYEQATDNFENSPWNDRLFCFHAGLDEFVEEPEDEYDLIVSNPPFYSEDYKSDNEQRDLARFQDAMPFEDLVEAAALLLSENGIFSVIIPFKEEENFLALANECELYPLKITRVKGTPTSEIKRSLLAFSRNEIDNFPIDELIIETARHIYTPEYIALTKDFYLKM
- the rimM gene encoding ribosome maturation factor RimM (Essential for efficient processing of 16S rRNA), producing the protein MRKEDCFYLGKIAKKFSFKGEVLAYLDTDEPELYENLESVFVECNKHLVPFFIESSSLHKNDFLRIRFEDVKTEDEADALLGNDLYLPLRMLPKLTGNKFYFHEVIGFEVEDKRLGIVGEIQSVNDTTAQPLFEVINKDGAEILIPMIDHFLVKVDRENKKIIMDLPEGLIEMYL
- a CDS encoding 30S ribosomal protein S16, whose protein sequence is MSVKIRLQRHGKKQKPFYWVVAADARSKRDGKYLEKIGTYNPNTNPATIELNLDSAVKWLHNGAQPTDTAKAILSYKGALLKHHLDGGIRKGALTQEQADAKLAAWLEAKAGKVDAKKDGLSKAQADAKAKAFKAEQEVNAKRLAAAAQAEADAIAAATPAEEEATEEVVAETEEAPAAEENNETEA
- a CDS encoding porin family protein, with translation MRLLLQIFLLFAVVDGFSQEATPELTPVKIDSLYREDQFYISVSLNSLQNKPIGLTQEKFSPGFTFGFLRDMPINKKRTFAIAPGLGFSFNNYNQNLAITKSNGVSVYNVLDSDVAYSKNKFSQLSVEVPLELRWRSSTYESHKFWRIYGGFKMSYLIYDKSVFQDGQGKIVVSNNKDFTKFQYGAYIASGYNTINVYAYYGLNPLFESAKNSTESIDMNSINFGVIFYVL
- the rpoN gene encoding RNA polymerase factor sigma-54 — encoded protein: MLKQFLNLKLSQKLSPQQIQLMKLIQLPTQAFEQRLLEEMNENPALESGTDEEEIYDNDEFNNDDANDEFDDYDDNDSEDISDINIDEYLSSDETPDYKTQANNYSDDDEERESPLVAPISFHQDLINQLNTFMLNDDEREIAEFLVGSIDDMGYIRRSTQDLVDDMAFTQGIYTDEKNVERMLHVIHELEPSGVGARDLQECLLLQLKHKTPTEYIALAIDIIENQFDAFTKKHYDKLLQKYAVSNEQLKTAINEIEKLNPKPGGSFTGSNKITEHVVPDFSIRIEDDELVLTLNGRNAPSLHVSKDYQEMMQTYKSSRDKSTAQKDAVQFIKQKLDSAKWFIDAIKQRQETLYVTMNAIMHYQQEYFLEGDETKLKPMILKDIADMVGLDISTISRVANSKYVETPYGTKLIKEFFSEAMKNDQGEDVSTLEIKKILKNTIEEEDKRKPLPDDQLAEILKEKGYPIARRTIAKYREQLDIPVARMRKKI
- the asnS gene encoding asparagine--tRNA ligase, producing the protein MRHTRVKDLLNSPTLLHEVNAKGWVRTFRNNQFIALNDGSTINNIQCVVDFENTSEEILKRITTGAAISVTGDLVESKGAGQKYEIQVKKIEILGDSDAEKFPMQPKKHSLEFLRENAHLRVRTNAFGAIMRVRSVLSFAVHSYFQQKGFVYVNTPIITGADAEGAGEMFQVTSLPLDNLPKNEEGNIDYKKDFFGKHTNLTVSGQLEGETFAMALGQIYTFGPTFRAENSNTSRHLAEFWMIEPEVAFNNLDDNMDLAEDFIQYVIKYAIDNCADDLKFLEGRLLEEEKSKPQAERSEMTLLEKLNFVLENNFKRVSYTEAIDILRDSTPNKKKKFQYIINEWGADLQSEHERYLVEKHFKSPVILFDYPANIKAFYMRLNEDGKTVRAMDILFPGIGEIVGGSQREERFDVLVEKMKALGIDEEELWWYLDTRRFGSAVHSGFGLGFERLVLFVTGMTNIRDVIPFPRTPQNAEF